The nucleotide sequence CGTGATCACAATGACCAAGACAAGAATGCGTAATGCCGTTGAAGCGGCAGCGCTGGCTGCGGCTCAGCAGATTACGGATGCCGTACAGACAACGGCTGACGGTATTGGAGGCAGCGACAATGTCAGCGGCGATGTGCAGGATGCGAATTCCATTGCCATCGACACTGCCAGGGCTGTTGCTGAGAAAGTCGCACGGTTAAACGGGGTCTACATTGATCCTGAAACCGATGTCGAGTTCGGTAAACGTTACCAGGACAGCGGCGGAACCTTTCATATGGTCTGGGGCGAAAATGCCAAGCCTTATAATGTGGTGAAAGTCACGGCCCGTAAAGATAATGCTACCGAGGGACAGCCGGATTCTCGCCTGCAGTTGTTCTTTGCCGGCTTTATGAGTGAGAAAACTGCCGCGGTAACGACTTCCGCAATCGCGTTTATTGAAGCCCGCGACATTGTGCTTGTTCTCGATTATTCAGGTTCAATGAGCTACGACAGTGAATTTGATGCGATGTCTTCCTATCGTCTGGGAAAATCGGCGGTGGAAGCCAACCTGGATGATATCTGGGAGACACTGGTTGACTCCGGCGCAACTTATTCTGATAGCGGTAAACTGAAGTTTCCCGCAACGGGCTATGGTAGAATAAATTCGGAAGTCGGGACTTATATCAGTTCCACTAACGACGATTATATTTACAGGGCTCTGGATCTGGATGAAGAAGATTCCAGTGGTAATTTAAAATACCCCTTTCCACAGGAAGGTAAAAATTATTATGGTAATCTGAACGGAGAGCCTTCTGGCAACACAAATAAGAATCTGTGGAAAAACTATATCAAATGGGTTCGGTCGGACGGCACTGTCAATAATTATGGTTACCGCAAAAAATATGGGTACCGCACTTTGATGGGATACCTGATTGAACAACGCAAGTTGAACAGCCAGTCTGAAGATCTGTGGCGGGCTCCCATTTATCCATTCAATGCGATGAAAGAAGGGGTGACGTTGTTTACCGAATTCCTCAGCGGTCTGGAGTTCGGCGATCATATTGGTCTGGTCACTTATGATGATACATCACGTATTCAATCTGTTTTAAATGAACAGGGGATTTCCGAGTCTGTTGATCTGGGAGATGAACTCATCACGAATCGATACTCTGATATCGATTCCATCCAGAGACACAAGCAGGCTTCTCACTATGCTCCTTACACTGGTATGGGTTATGGGATTAAAGATGCAAGAGAATTATTGCAGTCCCATGGCCGTGCTGGTGCGCGACCTACGATTCTGGTGATGACCGACGGTAATGCAAACCGTTCGCCTTCAGGCTGGTCACTGCCAGGTAGCTGGGACTGGGATGATGTGACCGATTTCGATGACGATGGTCAGTCTGACTATTCAACGAATGATCGGCACAAACAGTATGCATTCTGGCAAGCTGTGGAAGCAGCAAAGCTGGGGTATACGGTTCACACCATGACCGTAGGTGAAGGGGCAGATCGCAGCTTGATGCAGGCCATGGCCAAAGCGTGCAATGGGATCTGTATTGATGCTCCCGGTGGTGCAACGATCGAAGACATGAAGTCACAGTTACTGACTGCCTTCGGCAAGATTGCCGCCAATGTGCCTCCAGCGAAATTACTGGCGGATCCGGAAAGCGATTATTAAGTGAACGAATTTGTTATGATTCGTGCCTGCTTGGGTTGATTTTCTACCTGAGTGAGAGGGGTGACTGGGAACGGTCACCCCTTTTTTTATTGTAAGCGGTAGTTCATAAATAACCTTATGAAAGGTCCTCAGCGGCAGACCCTGAGTGGGAAATCTTTTAAATTTTTTTGAAAAACGGGAAATTCTCATCGACGAGGAATTAGGATGTATTCATAATACTAGATATCAAAGCAGTCGAATATTAAGTTTCTGATTGAGGATCAATCGGAGTTAAACTTATCCTTCCACTACTCTCACCCTGGTTGATTTTCGCTCTGAAATAATGAGCCCTCTCAAAATCAATAAGGGGCAATGAGAAGAAACTGTCTTCTCATCACCAGAGTTATTTTAACTTAGGTTTGCCACAAGGGGGTTGAGGTTCATGTCCTGCGACAAGATCCGTACCATTGCAACTTTCACAGTTGTGCTCTGCGCCAGTTCTGTTTCCGGCCTGTTTACTGCGAAAACTGTGGCCGCTGAAAAACAAGTCAGCTTTTATCAGCAGGTCCGACCAATACTTCAGGCGCAGTGTGCCGGTTGCCACCATCCAAGAAATCCCGAAGGGGAATATGTCGTTACCGAGTTCTCCCATTTTCTTAAAGGGGGAGAAAGTCAAACCAGAGCGATTGTGCCCGGAAAACCGGATGAAAGTTACCTGGTTCAACTGATTACCCCCCATGGCAATGAAGCAGAAATGCCGAAAGCAAAAACGCCTCTATCTCAGGATCAGATTAATCTGGTCCGATTATGGATCCAGCAGGGGGCCCGCAATGACTCACCGGCAAAGGTGGAGTATCGTTTTAATCAGGAACACCCGCCGACCTATTCTTCTCCCCCGGTCATCACCTCGCTGGCTTATTCGCCTGACGGAAAAATACTGGCAGTCGCCGGGTTCCATGAAGTGATCCTGCATGCTGCCGACGGAGATCAGATTCTGGCCCGTTTGATTGGAAAGTCACAACGCATTGAATCGGTGCAGTTTTCCCCGGATGGAAAATCTCTGGCCGTCACAGGCGGGACTCCCGCGGAACGGGGAGAGGTTCAGATCTGGGATCTGGCGACCAAAACGCTCAAGAAGTCGATTCCGGTCACCTACGATACCCTGTATGGTGCCAGCTGGTCTCCCGATGGAAAACTGCTGGCATTTGGCTGCAGTGACAATACGGTCCGCGTCATTGAGGTGGAAACAGGAAAAGAAGTCCTGTACCAGAATGCCCATTACGACTGGGTACTGGATACTGTTTTTTCCACGGATGGCAGCCATCTGATATCAGTCAGCCGCGATCGCACGACTAAACTGACCGAGCTGAAAACCCAGCGGTTTATCGATAATATTACTTCAATTACACCCAAAGCCCTGACCGGAGGACTGGCTGCCATCGATCGGCATCCTACACAGGATACTGTGCTGGTCGGCGGTGCGGATGGTGTGCCAAAACTGTATCACGTTTTCCGGCAGTCGAAGCGGGTCATCGGAGATGATGCAAACCTGGTGCGCCAGTTCCCTGCTCTGAAAGGACGGATCTTCGGTGTCGATATTCATCCGGACGGTAAGCAACTGGTCGCTGTCAGCAGCCTGAACCATACTGGCGAACTGAAAGTCTTTGATTTTGAGATCGCATCCAAGTTTCCGGAAGATCTGGTCAAAATTCTTTCTGAGCGTGTGGCATCACGTTCGGCAGAAGATAAGAAACGGGTTGAGGAAAATCGCAATAAAGGGGTCAAAGTCGTCAGTGAAGTGAAAGTGCCGGAATCGGGCCTGTATACCGTCTGCTACCATCCAGCTGGTGAAGTTATCGCGACCGCCGGCCAGGATGGTCAGGTGCGTCTGTATGAAGCAAAAACAGGAAAGTTGAAGAAATCCTTTGTACCTGTTCCGTTACAGCAGGCCGGGACTCTTGTCGCTGCCAAGCCGACAAACAGCAGTAAAGTTCCACAAAACGAGTTAAACAAACTCGTTGTTGTCGATTTAAACGAGAAAAAACTTCCCGAAGAATCATTCAGCAATTCTGATCCACTGGTGAAACTGGAAGTACAACCTGCTGAAGCCACGATTGCCCAGAAATATGACACGATTCAGTTCCTGGTGACAGGGTATACCAAATCCGGTGCTAAGACGGATTTGACGCGACTGGTGCAGAAGTCACTCAAGGAGAAAGACACGATTTATGTCTCACCCCGCGGGCTGGTACGGGCATTAAAACCCGGTACTGCGGAAGTTCAGTTCAGTCTACACGGTCAGCAGGCAACAGCCAAAATCAGGGTGGCGGATTTTCCTGCCAGCTACAGTCCTGATTACTGGCGGGACGTGGCGCCGGCTTTTACAAAAATGGGTTGTAATTCCGGATTGTGTCACGGTGCCAATAAGGGGAAAGATGGATTTAAGCTCTCTTTGCGAGGCACCGATGATCTGTTTGACCTGCGTGCTTTCACAGACGATCTTAAATCGCGGCGCGTGAATCTGGCGGCTCCGGAGCAGAGTCTGATTCTGCTGAAAGCGATTGCGGAAGTTCCTCACAAGGGAGGCCAGGTGGCACTGGCCGGTAATGCCCATTACGAGATTGTTTCGTCATGGATTAAAGAGGGCACCCCGCTCCAGCGAGATGCGGCCCGTGTTGCCAGCATCAAAGTCGTGCCCGAAAATCCGGTTGTGCCTCGCGCAGGACTGCTGCAGCAGTTCCGGGTTCTGGCAACTTATGATAATGGTGAGATTCGCGATGTGACTTCCGATGCTTTTATTGACTGCAGTAACATTGAAATTGCCAAAATGCATCATGGCGGAATAGCAGAAGCACTTCGCCGCGGGGAAGCCCCCCTGCTCGCCCGTTATCAGGGTAAGTATGCGGCTACGACTGTCACCGTCATGGGAGATCGCTCTGAATTCGCCTGGAAACAACAGCCTGTCTACAACTATATCGACGAGCTGGTTGACCAGAAACTCAAAAAAACAAAGACCCTGCCTTCTGAGTTGTGTTCTGATGCTGAGTTTATCCGCCGGATTTATATCGATCTGACAGGATTACCGCCCACAATTGATGATGTCAAAGCGTTTCTCGCCGACAAACGCGAGTCGCGTACGAAACGCAATGAGTTGATTGACCGCTTACTGGCAAGTCAGGAATATGTGGAACACTGGACCAATAAATGGGCTGACCTGCTGCAGGTCAATCGCAAGTACCTGGGGACAGAAGGTTCTCAACTGTTCCACGACTGGATCCGCAAATCCGTCGCTGAGAATGTGCCTTACGACAAGTTTGTCTACAACATTCTGTCCGCTTCGGGATCTAATAAAGAAGTACCGGCTGCTTCGTATTTCAAAATCCATCGTACGCCTGAAGATACGATGGAAAATACGACACACCTGTTTCTCTCAATTCGTTTCAACTGCAATAAGTGCCACGATCATCCCTTTGAACGCTGGACTCAGGATCAATATTACGAAACGTCCGCTTTCTTCGCTCAGTATGATTTGAAGAATGCCCCGGAAAGTAAAGGACGCACGATTGGCGGAACCGCTGTCGAAGGCCGTAAGCCGCTGTTTGAGGTTGTGTATGATAAAAACGAAGGAGAAATGATCCACGAACGAACCGGAGCGAAAACACCGCCGGAATTCCCCTACCCTGCCAAATTCAAAATGGGTGAGAAGAAAAAAGAAGAACTGACCCGGCGTGAAAAACTGGCCCGCTGGATCACCTCCCGTGACAATCAGTACTTTGCCAAAGCTTATGCGAACCGCATCTGGGGTTATCTGACGGGGACCGGTCTGATCGAACCGATTGATGATATCCGGGCGGGTAATCCGCCTTCGAATCCGGAATTACTGGATCGATTAACGGCTGATTTTCTTGAACATGATTTTGATATCAGGCATATGATGCGCGTGGTCTGTCAGTCGCGTACTTATCAGTTATCCATCGAATCCAACGAGTGGAATGAAGATGACAGCATTAACTATTCGCATGCAAAAGCGCGGCGTCTGCCGGCAGAAGTCTTGTATGATGCCTTGTGCCGTGTCACGGGTTCACAGTCCAATATCCCTGGAGTTCCGGCCGGTACCCGTGCAGCTGAACTGCCCGACGTCGGCTTTGAATTGAAAAGTGACTTCCTGGCAAAGTTCGGGCGTGCACAACGCGAAAGTCCTTGTGAGTGTGAGCGGTCTTCCAGCGTGGAACTGGGACCGGTTATGGCGTTGATCAGTGGGCCCACCGTGGGAAATGCCATTAGTGATCCCAATAACGCTTTGAACAAACTGGTGCAGACTGAAAAAGATGATTCGTCTCTGATTAACTCTATCTTCTTACGTGTATTGAACCGCCCTGCTTCTCCCGAGGAGACACAGGCAGGTGTCAAGCTCATTCAACAGCAGATTCAGAGCGAACATGAGACATTGAAAAAGCGTCTGGCGGCCTATGAAAAAGGATTGAAGCCGGAAGTGATTCAGCAGGAAGATCAGCGCGTACAGAATATTCAGTCAGCACAACAGAAGCTGTCTGAGTTTGAGAAAGCGATTGCGCCACGCGAAGCCTTCCTCAATAAGGAACAACAGGCACGCACAGCGAAGCTGCAGAAAGCATTGTCCGCCTACCAGAGTTCGATTCAGGACAAGATCGCTGCCTGGGAAAAACAGGAAGCAAAAGGGACCCACTGGACTCCCATCAAGCCTGTAACCGCGAAAGCGACGAATGAAGCAACTCTGGAACCACAGAAAGATCTGTCCCTGCTGGCGAAGGGGAAAAATGGTAAAGGTGATTATGAAATCGTCACAGAAACCAGTCTGAAAAATCTTTCGGCAGTCCGGCTGGAAGTATTGATCGATGATTCGTTTCCCAGGAAAGGTCCCGGTCGTTCGACAGATGGGAACTTTGTATTGACTGAATTCGAAGTCTACGCGGCTCCGAAATCAAAACCGGATCAGAAAACAAAGCTCAAGTTGTTGAACGCTCAGGCTGATTTCAGTCAGAATGGGTACTCAATTGCGACGGCCATTGATGGCAAGCTTGCTCCGCAGGGAAATGGCTGGGCAGTCTCACCACAGATTGGAAAACCACATGTCGCCAGTTTCGATATCCAGTCGCCGGTCCCCGCTGATGATCAGGGAATGATTTTGACATTTGTCATGAAGCAGGAGTTCAACAGCAATACGCATTCGATTGGCCGTTTCCGTCTGTCTATCACGGACGGCATCGGACCAACCACCCTCGATAAACATCCCCAGGATATTCAGAATATTCTGGCGAAGGCGGTCGATAAACGAAATGCTGCCGAGAAAAAGAAACTGCAGGAATATTACAGCAAAGCCGACAGTCAGTTGCAGTCGATGTTAAAAGCAGTTGCCGAGAGTAAACAGCCACGCGCGACCGACCCGGTTCTGGTGCAATACCGTAAGCATCTGCAGGAAATGCAGGAACTCAAACCGGTTGACCGGACACTCACACGACTGCGAAGTGATGTGCAGTTAAGTGCCGAACAGCTCAAACATCACCGTCTGATTGCGGCTCAGGACCTGACCTGGGCTTTGATTAACAGTCCGGCGTTTCTGTTTAATCATTAAGAACGATTCAAAAAATTGTTTTCAACATAGAATACAAAACTGAAACTGCTCTCAAATCCAAATGAGGAGATATTGAAATGCTGATCATTCCCGGTCAACCAGGCAAGGAAGTATGTGAGTCTCGAAATCAAATTTCACGACGTGATTTGTTGCGGGTAGGTGGTTCCGGCATGATGGGTATGGGACTGGGGTCCATGCTGCAACTGCAGGAAGCGGCGGCCAACAGTAATGAAGGTGGTGGCGGCCCCGGCTGGGCCAAAGCCAAAAGTGTCATTCTGATCTTTCTGCAAGGGGGCCCCAGCCACATTGATTTGTGGGATCCTAAAGAAAATGTACCCGATAACGTACGCAGTGTATTCAAGCCGATCTCCACCAAAATGCCCGGTGTGCAGTTTACCGAGCTGCTTCCCAATCTGGCTCAGAATAATGACAAGTTCACGATGATCCGTTCGATGAGCTACACACCCAAAGGACTCTTCAATCACACCGCTGCCATCTATCAGATGTTGACCGGTTACACGACCGACAAGGTCAGCCCTTCCGGCCAGCTGGAACCGCCCAGTCCCAAGGACTTCCCGAACTTTGGTTCCAACGTGATCCGTCTGCAGCCACCACAGGTTTCCATGTTACCTTTCGTGATGCTGCCTCGTCCTCTGCAGGAAAGTAATGTGGTCGGCAAAGCGGGTACCGCAGGCTTCCTGGGACGTGCCTATGATCCTTACTATCTGTATCCACCCGGAGACGATATGGATATGAATAAGATGGACAAGATCAGTGTCGACGACCTGAAACTGCGTCCCGATGTTTATACATCCCGTCTGCAGCGTCGCGCCAGTCTGCGTGACACAATCAACAAAGGCATGCCTCAACTCAACAAAGCGGTTGAGGACTACAAGCTCGATAAATATTACAGTCGTGCCCTGGATCTGGTGATTTCCGGGCGTGCCCGTGATGCGTTTGCTTTGGATCAGGAATCGGATGCTGTCCGTGATCAATATGGTCGCAATACGTTTGGCCAGAGTTTGTTGCTGGCAAGACGTCTGGTGGAAGCGGGAACGCGTGTCGTTGAAGTGGTCTGGCCGAAAGTTGCCAATTCCAATAACCATTCCTGGGACGTCCATTCCGGTCTGACCAATCGTTTGAAAAATCAGTCGGCTCCCATGTTCGATCAGGGACTGGCCAGTCTGATCTCCGATTTGTACGACCGTGGTACACTGGATGAGACTCTGGTCGTGGCGGTTGGTGAATTCGGACGCAGTCCGCAACGCGGCGTCAGTACTTCCGGAAACTCAAACAGTGATGACGGACGCGATCACTGGCCTTACTGTTATACTTCCCTGCTTGCAGGTGCCGGGATTAAACGGGGCTACGTGCATGGTGAATCGGACAAAACCGGTTCGAGCCCGCGAAAAGATCCCGTCCATCCCCGCGAACTGCTGGCAACGATTTATCATTCGTTCGGAATTAATCCGGAAACGATTGTGTATAACCATCTGAATCAGCCCCGCGAACTGGTGAAAGCCCAGGCCGTCACCAAACTCATGGGATAACCGTATCCGTAATTTCAATTTTATCCAGGCCCGCCTGTCAACTGCGACAGGCGGGCCTGTTTTGTTTGTGGTGAGACAAAAGAAAGAGTACGATACGCGGCGGACTCTGCCGTCTGTCAGCAGAATTGTGAAATGTCATCAGCTTTGAAACGAGATTCATGCCTGAACCGCTTAAAGACCGCTACGATGAAGCCTATCTCAATCGACTGATTGAGGAACTTGCCCGCTATTCGCCGCGCTTTCCTCGCAAGCGTATGCTGCAGTTTGTGTTTGACGCGGAATGGGAGCAGCGTGAACTGAAACAGCGTATGCGGCATATTACGCATGCGTTGCATGAGTTTCTGCCGAATGATTATGGGACTGCACTCACCGTTTTAGAGCGGGCTGCCCCCTCTTTTGGTGGTTTTGAAGCAATGTTCTTCCCTGACTTTGTTGAAGTCTACGGCCTGAAGGACTGGGATCGCTCTATGGCAGCACTGGAACATTTTACGAAGTTCTCCAGCAGCGAATTTGCCGTCCGTCCGTTTATTGTGCAAGATCAGCAACGCATGATCCGCCAGTTGAAGCTCTGGGCTGCATCGTCGGATCAGCATGTTCGCAGGCTGGCTTCCGAGGGGAGTCGCCCCCGTTTGCCGTGGGCAATGGCTTTACCGGCCTTTAAACAGAATCCTGCCCCCCTGCTGCCAATTCTGAAACGGTTGAAATCCGATTCCAGTGAATATGTCAGGCGGAGCGTCGCCAATCATCTGAATGACATCTCCAAAGATCATCCTCAAATCGTTTTGTCTCTGGCTGAACAGTGGCTCAAAGGAAAACCGGAAACACGCTGGATTGTAAAGCACGGCTGTCGGACATTATTAAAACAGGGAGATCCGCAGACGCTGGCTCTGTTCGGTTATCGCCGGCCGGATAACCTCAAAATCAGAAAGTTTGAACTCCAGCCGTCTGTCATCAGCATGGGAGAAGAGGTGAGGTTTGAATTTGAACTGGTTTCACATAAAACGGAACTGGGGCAAATCCGCATGGAATATGCCGTTGAATTTGTGAGACAGAAAGGCGCGACAACCCGTAAAGTATTTAAGATTTCGGAAGGCGTTTACCCTGAGCATTCCAGAGTCTATCGATCAAAACATTCCTTCAAACCCATTTCCACACGCAGGTATTATCCCGGCATCCATCGTCTGGCGATTATTGTCAACGGTCAGCAGCTGGAACAGGTAGAATTTGAACTGCAGGATGCCTGAGAGGCAGCTGTTTTTCCTCAGCAAATAAATGAAGGGGGAAATTCAAAAAACGGAAAGTTATTAAAAAAGCAAAAAGCGACAAAATAGTCCTTGAAATTCTGATCACCATGTGGTGTACAATGATGACATGGTTTATTTCTTGCAGAAATGTGCGAGGGAAGATCAGAAAAAACGAGGGATTATTTAAAAACCGGGAACTCCTGTCACCCCACAACCATCCTGGTTATGTTCTTATAGATCGCGCCAACACAATTGATATTCTACGAAGGAACAGGCCATTCGTCGGCTAAGGATGGATTATGTTATCTATGGGTGCGCACTTGAAACACTTCAATCTGAAATCAGTCTGGAAGCAATGCCTGCTTTGGGGGGGAGCTGTTTGGCTTTTCTGTCCCATTGCACTGGCAGAAGCACAGGTCTTTGTTGTGAATGGTGCTGCCGTCGTTCAGGATGCCGTGGCGGCGGACGTTACCTCTCCCCATAAAATGCCGGGGTTCAGCATTTCGGTGGATGAGAAAAAATTGAATCTGCTGGAAGACTACGAACGTTATATCCGGCATCGGATGTGGGAAAAGGCGCTGACGTCGCTCAAGGAACTCTCTGAGACAAAATCTACCTCGCGCCTGCTGCCGACCAGTGATGGATTTCTGATCGATGCGGAAGACAGAGTCTTTCAGGCGCTGACTGCCTTGCCTCCCGAAGGACGCGAGGCGTTTCGACTGTTCTTTGACGGCAAAGCCCGCAAACAGTTTGAAGATCTCAATGCGTCAGGCAGGCTGGTGACTCCCCAGGCGGCAGCGGAAGCCCGAAAAATATATTCCCAGTATTTTTTAACTTCCATCGGTGATGATGTCGCTGACCTGCTGGGTAATGATGCGTTCGAGCAGGGGCAGTTCCATCAGGCGGCACGCTATTGGCGTGCTGTGCTGGAACACCATCCTGATTCCAATCTTTCCGAAATGGATCTGAATGTCAAATACGCGCTCGCCCTGATACGTAACGGGCAGATGGAACAGGCGGCTGCGACGATTCAACTCATCTCTCAACAGTATTCCGATCAGAAAGTGACATTAGGAGGCGACGCGGTCGATCCTGTGATGTATCTCAAGTCGTTGATGCCTGCTGACTCTGAAAAAAGTGACAATCACTCTGTTGCGACGACTGCGCTTTCGAATCGGATTTCTCAGCCACTTCAGATGTCAGACAAACAGATAGCACCTCGCTGGCAGGTCACTTATCTGGACCAGGCGGCAAAACAGGCAATCGTCAATTCCCAGTCTGACTATTATGGACGCAGTAAATCGTATCAGACATTCGTGCCCCCGATGGCCGTGGATGACAAACGGGCCTATTTTAATTTTTACGGGATCTGTTTCGGCGTCGATCTGCAGACCGGCAAGCTGGTCTGGCGGAACGCGAAGTTCAAAGACCTCGGCACCAACTTCAATAATTACAGCTTTCATCAGTCATCCAATCTGAACCAGTACCATATTACTGTCGACGGCAACTATGTACTGACAACCTTGATTCCCCAGAAAGAGATGAACCGGTATCGTGCCTGTTATCGATTGATTGCCTATCATCGGGATTCCGGAAAACAGCTCTGGCAGAGCAGTCAGACCAATGAGAGCTTTATTTCAAAACCGCTCGTCGCTGGCGAGCAGATTTATGTGATTTCACATCAGCAGAATAATAAACTACTGACACTGAACTGCCTGCAGTTGAAAACCGGGAAGAAACAGTGGTCGATTCCCCTGGGAAGTGTGGTTGCTGGAAACACCTCGAACGGCATGCCTGTCATGCCGGTTCCGATTTTGCGGAAGACCGGGGGCAGCCTGCTGATTCTGACGAATAACGGTGCCCTGTTTGAGATCGATCTTTCGACCAAAGCCATCAACTGGGCATTCCGGTACCCTTACAAAGTCGATCAGACCAATACCAATTATTACTATGCGGCGATTGATGAGGATGTTCTGTTGCATTCCGAAGGACAGATGCTGCGGGATCAGAATCTGGTTTATTTCAAAGAAGCAGGCATGGATAAAGTCTTTGCTCTGGATCTGGCAGCAAAAAAAATGCTCTGGGAACGCCCGATCAAAACATCGGCACAACTGGTGGGTATCGATCAGAAGAATATCTATCTCCTGTCACGGGAACTGGAAGCCATTGACCGCAAATCGCATGAACTG is from Gimesia maris and encodes:
- a CDS encoding DUF1501 domain-containing protein — its product is MLIIPGQPGKEVCESRNQISRRDLLRVGGSGMMGMGLGSMLQLQEAAANSNEGGGGPGWAKAKSVILIFLQGGPSHIDLWDPKENVPDNVRSVFKPISTKMPGVQFTELLPNLAQNNDKFTMIRSMSYTPKGLFNHTAAIYQMLTGYTTDKVSPSGQLEPPSPKDFPNFGSNVIRLQPPQVSMLPFVMLPRPLQESNVVGKAGTAGFLGRAYDPYYLYPPGDDMDMNKMDKISVDDLKLRPDVYTSRLQRRASLRDTINKGMPQLNKAVEDYKLDKYYSRALDLVISGRARDAFALDQESDAVRDQYGRNTFGQSLLLARRLVEAGTRVVEVVWPKVANSNNHSWDVHSGLTNRLKNQSAPMFDQGLASLISDLYDRGTLDETLVVAVGEFGRSPQRGVSTSGNSNSDDGRDHWPYCYTSLLAGAGIKRGYVHGESDKTGSSPRKDPVHPRELLATIYHSFGINPETIVYNHLNQPRELVKAQAVTKLMG
- a CDS encoding DUF1549 domain-containing protein, translating into MSCDKIRTIATFTVVLCASSVSGLFTAKTVAAEKQVSFYQQVRPILQAQCAGCHHPRNPEGEYVVTEFSHFLKGGESQTRAIVPGKPDESYLVQLITPHGNEAEMPKAKTPLSQDQINLVRLWIQQGARNDSPAKVEYRFNQEHPPTYSSPPVITSLAYSPDGKILAVAGFHEVILHAADGDQILARLIGKSQRIESVQFSPDGKSLAVTGGTPAERGEVQIWDLATKTLKKSIPVTYDTLYGASWSPDGKLLAFGCSDNTVRVIEVETGKEVLYQNAHYDWVLDTVFSTDGSHLISVSRDRTTKLTELKTQRFIDNITSITPKALTGGLAAIDRHPTQDTVLVGGADGVPKLYHVFRQSKRVIGDDANLVRQFPALKGRIFGVDIHPDGKQLVAVSSLNHTGELKVFDFEIASKFPEDLVKILSERVASRSAEDKKRVEENRNKGVKVVSEVKVPESGLYTVCYHPAGEVIATAGQDGQVRLYEAKTGKLKKSFVPVPLQQAGTLVAAKPTNSSKVPQNELNKLVVVDLNEKKLPEESFSNSDPLVKLEVQPAEATIAQKYDTIQFLVTGYTKSGAKTDLTRLVQKSLKEKDTIYVSPRGLVRALKPGTAEVQFSLHGQQATAKIRVADFPASYSPDYWRDVAPAFTKMGCNSGLCHGANKGKDGFKLSLRGTDDLFDLRAFTDDLKSRRVNLAAPEQSLILLKAIAEVPHKGGQVALAGNAHYEIVSSWIKEGTPLQRDAARVASIKVVPENPVVPRAGLLQQFRVLATYDNGEIRDVTSDAFIDCSNIEIAKMHHGGIAEALRRGEAPLLARYQGKYAATTVTVMGDRSEFAWKQQPVYNYIDELVDQKLKKTKTLPSELCSDAEFIRRIYIDLTGLPPTIDDVKAFLADKRESRTKRNELIDRLLASQEYVEHWTNKWADLLQVNRKYLGTEGSQLFHDWIRKSVAENVPYDKFVYNILSASGSNKEVPAASYFKIHRTPEDTMENTTHLFLSIRFNCNKCHDHPFERWTQDQYYETSAFFAQYDLKNAPESKGRTIGGTAVEGRKPLFEVVYDKNEGEMIHERTGAKTPPEFPYPAKFKMGEKKKEELTRREKLARWITSRDNQYFAKAYANRIWGYLTGTGLIEPIDDIRAGNPPSNPELLDRLTADFLEHDFDIRHMMRVVCQSRTYQLSIESNEWNEDDSINYSHAKARRLPAEVLYDALCRVTGSQSNIPGVPAGTRAAELPDVGFELKSDFLAKFGRAQRESPCECERSSSVELGPVMALISGPTVGNAISDPNNALNKLVQTEKDDSSLINSIFLRVLNRPASPEETQAGVKLIQQQIQSEHETLKKRLAAYEKGLKPEVIQQEDQRVQNIQSAQQKLSEFEKAIAPREAFLNKEQQARTAKLQKALSAYQSSIQDKIAAWEKQEAKGTHWTPIKPVTAKATNEATLEPQKDLSLLAKGKNGKGDYEIVTETSLKNLSAVRLEVLIDDSFPRKGPGRSTDGNFVLTEFEVYAAPKSKPDQKTKLKLLNAQADFSQNGYSIATAIDGKLAPQGNGWAVSPQIGKPHVASFDIQSPVPADDQGMILTFVMKQEFNSNTHSIGRFRLSITDGIGPTTLDKHPQDIQNILAKAVDKRNAAEKKKLQEYYSKADSQLQSMLKAVAESKQPRATDPVLVQYRKHLQEMQELKPVDRTLTRLRSDVQLSAEQLKHHRLIAAQDLTWALINSPAFLFNH
- a CDS encoding DNA alkylation repair protein produces the protein MPEPLKDRYDEAYLNRLIEELARYSPRFPRKRMLQFVFDAEWEQRELKQRMRHITHALHEFLPNDYGTALTVLERAAPSFGGFEAMFFPDFVEVYGLKDWDRSMAALEHFTKFSSSEFAVRPFIVQDQQRMIRQLKLWAASSDQHVRRLASEGSRPRLPWAMALPAFKQNPAPLLPILKRLKSDSSEYVRRSVANHLNDISKDHPQIVLSLAEQWLKGKPETRWIVKHGCRTLLKQGDPQTLALFGYRRPDNLKIRKFELQPSVISMGEEVRFEFELVSHKTELGQIRMEYAVEFVRQKGATTRKVFKISEGVYPEHSRVYRSKHSFKPISTRRYYPGIHRLAIIVNGQQLEQVEFELQDA
- a CDS encoding pilus assembly protein TadG-related protein, with the translated sequence MRQLQQLKDEETSSPHDQSRRGAFMVMAAPFLVATMGFMAFGIDIAVITMTKTRMRNAVEAAALAAAQQITDAVQTTADGIGGSDNVSGDVQDANSIAIDTARAVAEKVARLNGVYIDPETDVEFGKRYQDSGGTFHMVWGENAKPYNVVKVTARKDNATEGQPDSRLQLFFAGFMSEKTAAVTTSAIAFIEARDIVLVLDYSGSMSYDSEFDAMSSYRLGKSAVEANLDDIWETLVDSGATYSDSGKLKFPATGYGRINSEVGTYISSTNDDYIYRALDLDEEDSSGNLKYPFPQEGKNYYGNLNGEPSGNTNKNLWKNYIKWVRSDGTVNNYGYRKKYGYRTLMGYLIEQRKLNSQSEDLWRAPIYPFNAMKEGVTLFTEFLSGLEFGDHIGLVTYDDTSRIQSVLNEQGISESVDLGDELITNRYSDIDSIQRHKQASHYAPYTGMGYGIKDARELLQSHGRAGARPTILVMTDGNANRSPSGWSLPGSWDWDDVTDFDDDGQSDYSTNDRHKQYAFWQAVEAAKLGYTVHTMTVGEGADRSLMQAMAKACNGICIDAPGGATIEDMKSQLLTAFGKIAANVPPAKLLADPESDY